A portion of the Esox lucius isolate fEsoLuc1 chromosome 20, fEsoLuc1.pri, whole genome shotgun sequence genome contains these proteins:
- the iqgap3 gene encoding ras GTPase-activating-like protein IQGAP3, producing MGDSDTQTRSGYERLTAEEMDEQRIQNVAYQYLCRLEEAKRWMEACLHEELPAPTELEEGLRNGVLLAKLGHRFAPEIVPLKRIYDLNQERYKGMGLQFRHTDNINHWRSSMAEIGLPTIFHPETTDVYDKKNMPRTVYCIHALSLYLFRLGLAPQIHDLCGKVKFTEEEINNMKRELDKYGIQMPAFSKIGGILANEISVDEAAVHAAVIAINEAVERGHVEVTAQALCNPSAMLTDLQELLMPVYQEMLRQARTQKAAVACTKRNGSEEKDIYEEYLTQNEIQENINKVNVRAAIEQVDEALECGDCLALLAALQAPCLALRGLQKDHGLWYLEQLVSDREQKALDLGCVDPLEQEELQEGVCVANEEAQRHMTMQKAVSSINEALRRGDPRQTVRALMDPDAHLPDVYPFASALYQRELVPLQQQSPQGELQQEELFVAVEMLSAVALINQALEAGDVGAFFATIVSPAAGLADIEDSLLQRYFEKLCDLRRKAGRALLTWNELQGGLNSVNRTAQEEHSQVVAIGLINQALCHCDPQRTLAALLLPSSGLEQVAPLNARRYHDVLTRARKQKAEMSRDPGAELWLADIQEGVKRANQYTQRTLKMSLGLAAVNQAVKEGKASQTLRVLRLPEVSLRCVVTECAEVYQAELAALLRAKSMEGDNRSPWLRIKTDDGSFYYFHLNKLEGTWERPQGFVQSSVFLTHEEIQAVLSGVTAAHSREVQWKASEDLVVQLQARTRGFLLRQTLGARLHFLNTQLPAVTTIQSHWRRFKQQRAYRKRLEYLNQNWRAVVKIQASVKMWIARRKYLSRKRFFRRHVGAIIKIQAFFRANKAREEYRMLVHSANPPLSVVRKFAHLLEMGDNDIRQEGELLRIREEVVRTIRSNRQLETDLDIMDLKIGLLVRNRVTLQEVVSHCKKLTKKNKEQLSDMMALEKSKGLKALSKDKREKLEAYQHLFYLLQTQPMYLAQLIFLMPQNKTTGFMETVIFTLFNYGSDCREAYLLLQLFTTALRHEIKWKVDQPQEVVTGNPTVIKMLVSFYRHARGQNALKEILGPAVREVLQDRTLSIRTDPCEIYKSWINQTETQTGHKSSLPYEVSAEQALAHPEVQRRLDISIVNIKSLTDRVLNAITGNLYKLPYGMRYTAKVLRDSLRAKFPQASEDELYKIVGNLVYYRYMNPAVVAPDGFDVVDFSAGSSLLPEQRRILGSIARILQHAAAHKHFHGDSAHLRALNDYITLTHSKFRKFLHAACDVPEPEERFNIHEYSEVVILNKPVIYISISELLNTHKLLLEHQASLCPDQSDALLLLLRDLGKVPSIQALVGEGAGNPAEPQTESALAQYSKMEVSLTLTSRFDVFSGSGDDPDARGILLSTKQLIIDVIRAQPGNTLSDVLRASSSQDQEVQHGWMMHRRAQRDARTPEKMKRNQSIVADGNLSLEEKKRKIQRSLRRLESLGVLTPPDSETQILQLIAKDISHQRLYRQRRQAELVKLRQTLSSLHCKSSFHSEQVDFYSQYITTCLENLTAKHSKVSGKKAAESKGKKSKQPTLTYTAARLHEKGVLLEIEDLPVTQFKNVIFDIVPCEEGGTFQVKARFMGVDMEKFPLKYQDLLQLQYEGVAVMKMFDKAKVNVNLLIFLLNKKFFKK from the exons ATGGGAGATTCGGACACACAAACGCGTTCAGGCT aTGAGCGTTTGACCGCTGAAGAGATGGATGAACAGCGCATTCAAAATGTTGCCTATCAATACCTATGCCGTTTGGAAGAGGCTAAAAG GTGGATGGAAGCATGTCTCCATGAGGAGCTGCCTGCCCCAACTGAGTTGGAGGAGGGGCTGAGGAATGGGGTGCTGCTAGCCAAGCTAGGCCACCGCTTTGCCCCTGAAATAGTCCCCCTTAAAAGGATCTATGACCTGAACCAGGAACGCTACAAG GGTATGGGGTTGCAGTTCCGCCACACGGACAACATCAACCACTGGCGCAGTTCAATGGCAGAGATCGGTCTACCAACG ATCTTTCACCCAGAGACGACTGACGTTTATGATAAGAAGAACATGCCCAGGACTGTTTACTGCATCCATGCTCTCAGCCTCTATCTTTTCCGACTGGGTTTGGCTCCTCAGATCCATGACCTGTGTGGAAAGGTCAAGTTTACCG AAGAGGAAATTAACAACATGAAACGGGAGCTAGATAAATATGGCATACAGATGCCAGCCTTCAGCAAGATTGGGGGCATCTTGGCCAATGAGATTTCAGTGGATGAGGCTGCTG ttCATGCTGCAGTCATAGCTATCAACGAGGCAGTGGAGAGGGGGCATGTTGAGGTCACTGCCCAGGCCCTGTGCAATCCCAGCGCCATGCTCACCGACCTGCAGGAGCTTCTGATGCCTGTCTACCAGGAGATGCTGCGCCAGGCACGGACACAGAAGGCTGCGGTTGCCTGCACCAAG CGTAATGGTTCAGAAGAGAAGGATATCTATGAGGAATACTTGACCCAAAATGAGATTCAAGAAAACATCAACAAAGTGAATG TGCGCGCAGCCATTGAGCAGGTGGATGAGGCCCTGGAGTGTGGAGATTGTTTGGCCCTTCTGGCTGCCCTCCAGGCCCCCTGTCTGGCATTGAGGGGCCTCCAGAAAGATCATGGGCTCTGGTACCTGGAGCAACTGGTCTCTGACCGTGAACAGAAGGCCCTG GACCTGGGCTGTGTGGACCCTCTGGAGCAGGAAGAGCTGCAGGAGGGCGTGTGTGTGGCCAACGAGGAGGCCCAGCGCCACATGACAA tgcagAAAGCGGTGAGCTCCATTAACGAGGCCCTGCGTCGCGGGGATCCCAGGCAGACAGTCCGGGCCCTCATGGACCCTGATGCCCACCTCCCAGACGTCTACCCCTTCGCCTCGGCGCTCTACCAGAGGGAGCTGGTCCCATTGCAGCAGCAGAGCCCTCAG GGGGAGCTGCAGCAGGAGGAACTGTTCGTGGCGGTGGAGATGCTCTCGGCGGTGGCTCTCATCAACCAAGCCTTGGAGGCCGGCGATGTGGGAGCCTTCTTTGCCACGATCGTCAGCCCTGCAGCCGGCCTTGCTGACATCGAGGACAGCCTGTTACAGAG GTACTTTGAGAAGCTGTGTGATCTGAGGAGGAAGGCTGGGAGGGCCCTGCTGACCTGGAATGAGCTCCAGGGGGGACTCAACTCTGTGAACAGGACGGCACAGGAAGAGCACAGCC AGGTCGTCGCCATTGGGCTTATCAACCAGGCCTTGTGCCATTGTGACCCTCAGAGGACTCTGGCTGCTCTGctgctgccctctagtggtctGGAGCAGGTGGCGCCACTCAACGCCCGTCGCTACCACGATGTGCTGACCAGAGCTCGGAAGCAGAAAGCCGAG ATGAGCCGTGACCCAGGAGCAGAGTTATGGTTGGCTGACATTCAGGAGGGAGTGAAAAGAGCCAATCAATACACTCAAAGAACCCTGAAGA TGTCGTTGGGCTTGGCGGCTGTGAACCAGGCAGTGAAGGAGGGCAAGGCGTCCCAGACGCTCCGGGTCCTACGTCTGCCTGAGGTGTCTCTGCGCTGTGTGGTGACCGAATGTGCTGAGGTGTACCAGGCTGAACTAGCCGCCCTTCTGAGAGCCAAATCTATGGAAG GGGACAACCGGAGCCCTTGGCTGAGAATCAAGACTGATGACGGTAGTTTCTACTACTTCCACCTGAACAAGCTTGAGGGCACCTGGGAGAGACCGCAGGGCTTCGTCCAGAGCtcagtgttcctgacccatGAAGAAATACAG GCGGTGCTGAGCGGTGTGACTGCTGCCCATAGCCGTGAGGTGCAGTGGAAGGCCAGCGAGGACCTTGTGGTGCAGCTTCAGGCCAGGACTCGGGGCTTCCTCCTCAGGCAGACACTGGGAGCCCGTCTGCACTTCCTCAACACCCAGTTACCTGCTGTCACCACCATCCAG TCCCACTGGAGAAGGTTCAAGCAGCAGAGAGCCTACAGGAAGAGGCTGGAATATCTTAATCAGAACTGGAGGGCTGTGGTTAAA ATCCAGGCTAGTGTGAAGATGTGGATTGCTCGGAGGAAATATCTTTCTCGTAAGCGCTTCTTCAGACGTCAT GTGGGTGCCATTATAAAGATCCAAGCGTTCTTCCGAGCCAACAAGGCCCGTGAGGAATACAGGATGCTAG TCCACTCCGCTAACCCACCACTGTCGGTGGTAAGGAAGTTTGCCCACCTGCTGGAGATGGGTGATAACGACATCCGCCAAGAGGGGGAGCTGCTGCGTATCAGGGAGGAGGTGGTGAGGACAATCCGTTCCAACCGCCAGCTTGAGACGGACCTGGACATCATGGACCTGAAGATAGGCCTGCTAGTGCGCAACCGTGTAACACTGCAG GAGGTGGTGTCCCACTGCAAAAAGCTTACCAAGAAGAACAAGGAGCAGCTGTCGGACATGATGGCTCTGGAGAAGAGCAAAGGCCTGAAGGCCCTTAGCAAAGACAAACGGGAGAAACTGGAGGCCTACCAGCACCTGTTCTATCTGCTCCAG ACTCAGCCTATGTACCTGGCCCAGCTGATCTTCCTGATGCCCCAGAATAAGACCACCGGTTTCATGGAGACGGTCATCTTCACCTTGTTCAACTACGGCTCCGACTGCCGGGAGGCCTACCTGCTGCTGCAGCTGTTCACCACGGCGCTGCGTCACGAGATCAA gTGGAAGGTGGACCAGCCCCAGGAGGTGGTGACGGGGAATCCCACGGTCATCAAGATGCTGGTGAGTTTCTACCGGCATGCGCGCGGTCAGAACGCCCTGAAGGAGATCCTGGGGCCGGCTGTCAGGGAGGTGCTGCAGGACCGCACCCTGAGCATCCGCACGGACCCCTGCGAGATCTACAAGAGCTGGATCAACCAGACCGAGACCCAGACGGGCCACAAGAG TTCACTGCCCTATGAGGTGAGTGCAGAACAGGCCCTGGCACACCCTGAGGTGCAGCGTCGCCTGGACATCTCCATCGTCAACATCAAGAGTCTCACTGACCGCGTGCTGAACGCAATCACCGGCAATCTGTACAAACTACC GTATGGGATGCGCTACACCGCTAAGGTCCTGAGAGATTCTCTACGCGCCAAGTTTCCTCAGGCCAGCGAAGACGAGCTTTACAAG attgTGGGCAACCTGGTGTACTACCGCTACATGAACCCGGCTGTGGTGGCGCCGGATGGTTTCGACGTGGTGGACTTCTCGGCTGGCTCCTCCCTTCTCCCTGAGCAGCGGCGGATCCTGGGCTCCATCGCGCGCATCCTGCAGCACGCCGCCGCGCACAAACACTTCCACGGAGACAGCGCTCACCTCCGCGCCCTTAACGACTACATTACCCTGACCCACTCCAAGTTCCG GAAGTTTCTGCATGCCGCCTGTGACGTCCCCGAGCCAGAAGAGAGGTTTAACATCCATGAGTACTCTGAGGTGGTCATCCTCAACAAGCCTGTCATCTACATCTCCATTAGCGAGCTCCTCAACACGCACAAG CTTCTGCTGGAGCACCAGGCCTCCCTGTGTCCTGACCAGTCAGACGCGCTCCTGTTGCTGCTGCGGGACCTGGGGAAGGTGCCCAGTATCCAGGCTCTGGTTGGTGAGGGTGCTGGGAACCCAGCAGAGCCCCAGACGGAGAGCGCCCTGGCCCAGTACAGTAAGATGGAGGTGTCTCTCACCCTCACCAGCAGGTTTGACGTGTTCAGCGGCTCGGGCGACGACCCTGACGCCAGGGGCATTCTTCTCAG CACCAAGCAGTTGATCATCGACGTGATCCGAGCCCAGCCTGGTAACACGCTGAGCGACGTCCTCAGAGCCTCCTCCTCTCAGGATCAG GAGGTGCAGCACGGCTGGATGATGCACCGCCGTGCCCAGAGGGACGCCCGCACCCCcgagaagatgaagaggaaccAGTCGATCGTTGCCGATGGAAACCTGTCTctggaggagaagaaaaggaAGATCCAGCGCAGTCTGAGGAGGCTAGAGAGCCTGGGGGTTCTAACCCCTCCTGACTCTGAGACACAGATACTACAGTTAATAGCCAag GACATCAGCCACCAGCGTCTATACAGGCAGCGACGTCAGGCTGAGCTGGTCAAGCTGCGACAGACGCTGAGCAGCCTCCACTGCAAGAGCTCCTTCCACAGTGAACAGGTGGACTTCTACAGCCAGTACATCACCACCTGCCTGGAAAACCTCACAGCCAAGCACAG TAAGGTTAGTGGGAAGAAGGCAGCAGAAAGCAAAGGGAAGAAGAGCAAGCAGCCCACTCTCACTTACACTGCTGCCCGTCTACATGAGAAAGGGGTCCTGCTGGAGATCGAGGACCTGCCTGTCACACA atttaaaaatgtgatcTTTGACATCGTGCCCTGTGAGGAGGGAGGCACATTCCAGGTGAAGGCTCGCTTTATGGGTGTGGACATGGAGAAGTTCCCTCTCAAATACCAG GACCTGCTGCAGCTGCAGTACGAGGGAGTGGCTGTGATGAAGATGTTTGACAAGGCCAAAGTCAACGTCAACCTGCTCATTTTCCTCCTCAACAAGAAGTTCTTCAAGAAGTGA